A genomic region of Papaver somniferum cultivar HN1 chromosome 7, ASM357369v1, whole genome shotgun sequence contains the following coding sequences:
- the LOC113299693 gene encoding ABC transporter G family member 32-like: protein MWSSAFTRSFSYREDDDDDDDDEEALRWAVLERLPTFNRVRRGIFQNADGVSNEIEIGDLELQEQKLVMDRLFSSVGEDVQQFFSRMRQRFDAVDLKFPKIEVRFEKLKIDAYVHVGSRALPTIPNFIFNTTEAFLRQLRIVPGKRTKLSILDNISGIIKPSRLTLLLGPPSSGKTTLLLALAGRLGPGLQTSGKVTYNGHGLDEFFPQRTSAYVSQEDSHIAEMTVRETLEFSGRCQGVGSKYDMLLELSRREKNAGIKPDEDLDIFIKALALGGDKTSIAVEYILKILGLDICADTLVGDEMLKGISGGQKKRLTTGELLVGPARVLFMDEISTGLDSSTTYQIIKYLRHSTRALDGTTVISLLQPAPETYQLFDDVILLCEGQIVYQGPCASALDFFAFMGFKCPERKNVADFLQEVISKKDQEQYWSVPECAYEYIPVVKFAEAFRSFHVGKSLSKKLLVPFDKRRNHPAALSTSSYGMNVSELLKTSFSWQLLLMKRNSFIYVFRFVQLLFVAIITMTVFFRTKMHHQTFQDGGIYLGALYFGMIMILFNGFTEVSMLIAKLPVLYKHRELRFYPGWVYTLPSWVLSIPSSVLESGMWVAVTYYVVGFDPQITRFSRQFLLFFFLHQMSLSLFRLIASIGRNMIIANTFGSFAMLVVMALGGFIISKDSIPKWWIWGYWFSPLMYAQNAASVNEFLGHSWDKAASVETNIKLGEALLKARSLFPQSYWYWIGAGAVLGYTIVFNLLFTLFLTYLKPLGRRRAVVSKEQLLNKDFIGREERSIIQLREFLEHSGSLSGNLKNQRGMVLPFQPLSMSFSNINYYVDVPLELRQQGILEEKLQLLYNVTGAFCPGVLTALVGVSGAGKTTLMDVLAGRKTGGLIEGTISISGYPKNQETFARISGYCEQNDVHSPCLTVQESLIYSAWLRLPSHVDHKTQKTFVEEVMSLVELTPLSGALVGLPGIDGLSTEQRKRLTIAVELVANPSIVFMDEPTSGLDARAAAIVMRTVRNIVNTGRTIVCTIHQPSTEIFESFDELLFMKRGGRLIYAGPLGANSWKLVEYFEAVGVTKISPGQNPAAWMLEATSMTEESRLGVDFAEVYQKSRLFQHNIDLVERLSKLRRDSKELSFPTKYSKTFIHQFVACLWKQNMSYWRNPHYTAVRFFYTVIISLMFGSICWKFGSKRETEQDILNAMGSMYAAVLFIGITNSTAIQPVFSIERFVSYRERAAGMYSAVAFGFAQVAIEFPYVFVQTLIYSATFYSMASFEWNLIKFLWYMFFMYFTILYFTFFGMMVTAVTPNHNVAAILAAPFFTLWNLFSGFMIPDMRIPIWWRWYYWADPMSWTLYGLLTSQYGDVHDQVKLSDGVHSVPISQFLREEFGFRHDYVGIAGIVVVGFCVFFATIFAFAVKSFNFQRR from the exons atGTGGAGTTCAGCATTTACTAGATCATTTTCGTacagagaagatgatgatgatgatgatgatgatgaggaagcaCTTCGCTGGGCTGTTTTGGAAAGATTACCTACTTTTAATCGTGTTAGGAGAGGGATTTTTCAGAATGCTGATGGAGTTTCTAATGAAATTGAGATTGGTGATTTGGAACTTCAAGAACAGAAACTTGTTATGGATCGTTTGTTTAGTTCTGTTGGTGAAGATGTTCAACAGTTCTTTAGTCGTATGCGCCAGAGATTCGACGC TGTAGATTTGAAATTCCCAAAGATTGAGGTTCGATTTGAGAAGCTGAAGATCGATGCTTATGTTCATGTTGGGAGTAGAGCATTGCCAACAATTCCAAACTTCATTTTTAACACAACAGAG GCTTTTCTGAGGCAATTGAGGATTGTTCCAGGCAAGAGAACGAAATTATCTATTTTAGATAATATTAGTGGGATCATTAAGCCATCCAG ATTGACATTATTATTGGGTCCTCCAAGTTCTGGAAAGACGACATTGCTTTTGGCACTTGCTGGTCGGCTTGGGCCTGGTCTACAG ACGTCAGGGAAAGTTACATACAATGGACATGGTCTTGATGAATTTTTCCCTCAGAGGACCTCTGCTTATGTTAGTCAAGAGGACTCTCATATTGCAGAGATGACTGTCAGAGAAACCCTTGAGTTTTCCGGTCGCTGTCAAGGTGTTGGAAGCAAATATG ATATGCTTTTGGAACTGTCTAGAAGAGAGAAGAATGCAGGAATTAAACCTGACGAAGATCTCGATATATTCATAAAG GCATTAGCTTTGGGGGGAGATAAGACAAGCATTGCAGTCGAGTACATTTTGAAG ATTTTAGGATTAGACATCTGTGCTGACACATTGGTGGGAGATGAAATGCTTAAAGGCATCTCTGGGGGACAAAAGAAGCGTCTTACTACTG GTGAATTGTTAGTTGGTCCAGCTAGAGTGTTATTCATGGACGAGATATCTACTGGACTTGACAGCTCAACTACGTATCAAATCATAAAGTATCTTAGGCATTCAACCCGTGCGCTTGATGGGACCACAGTTATTTCACTGTTGCAACCAGCTCCGGAGACTTACCAGCTGTTTGATGATGTTATTCTTTTATGTGAAGGGCAAATTGTATACCAGGGACCCTGTGCGTCTGCTCTTGACTTCTTTGCATTCATGGGTTTTAAGTGTCCTGAGAGAAAAAATGTGGCTGATTTTTTGCAAGAA GTGATATCTAAGAAAGATCAAGAGCAGTACTGGTCAGTTCCTGAATGTGCTTACGAGTACATCCCAGTGGTAAAGTTTGCAGAAGCTTTTCGCTCATTCCATGTTGGTAAAAGTTTGTCAAAGAAACTCTTGGTTCCATTTGATAAACGTAGGAACCATCCAGCAGCACTCTCAACTTCAAGCTATGGTATGAATGTGTCTGAGCTTCTCAAGACCAGCTTTTCTTGGCAGCTGCTGCTGATGAAAAGGAATTCATTCATTTATGTTTTCAGATTTGTACAG CTTCTGTTTGTCGCTATAATTACAATGACTGTATTCTTCCGCACAAAAATGCACCACCAAACATTCCAAGACGGAGGCATATATCTTGGGGCACTGTACTTTGGTATGATAATGATTCTATTCAATGGATTCACGGAAGTTTCTATGTTGATTGCGAAACTTCCCGTTCTATACAAGCATCGGGAGTTACGTTTTTATCCAGGATGGGTTTACACGCTTCCGTCTTGGGTCTTAAGTATTCCTAGTTCTGTTCTGGAGTCTGGTATGTGGGTCGCGGTCACATATTATGTTGTCGGATTTGATCCACAAATAACAAG ATTCTCTCGTCAGTTCCTGTTATTTTTCTTTCTGCACCAGATGTCCTTGTCACTTTTTCGTTTGATAGCATCCATTGGTCGTAATATGATTATCGCCAACACCTTTGGATCTTTTGCTATGTTGGTTGTTATGGCTCTTGGAGGATTTATTATTTCCAAAG ATAGCATTCCTAAATGGTGGATATGGGGTTATTGGTTTTCTCCGTTGATGTATGCTCAAAATGCAGCTTCTGTAAATGAATTTCTTGGGCATTCCTGGGATAAG GCAGCTAGTGTAGAGACTAATATAAAACTAGGTGAGGCGTTGCTGAAAGCTCGCAGTCTATTTCCCCAGAGTTATTGGTATTGGATTGGGGCTGGTGCTGTACTTGGTTACACTATAGTATTCAACTTGCTCTTCACACTCTTCTTGACTTATCTGAAAC CTTTGGGGAGGCGACGCGCAGTTGTATCTAAAGAGCAACTCCTGAACAAGGATTTCATAGGGAGGGAAGAACGATCTATCATTCAACTAAGAGAATTTCTTGAGCATTCGGGCTCATTATCTG GAAACCTTAAAAATCAAAGAGGAATGGTTCTTCCATTTCAACCACTTTCCATGTCTTTCAGCAATATCAACTACTATGTAGATGTACCCCTG GAACTCAGGCAACAAGGCATAttagaagaaaaattgcaactgTTGTATAATGTTACCGGAGCATTTTGCCCAGGGGTGCTTACTGCACTGGTTGGAGTAAGTGGTGCTGGTAAAACCACCTTAATGGATGTTTTAGCTGGCAGAAAAACTGGTGGACTCATAGAAGGAACCATCAGCATTTCTGGATATCCAAAAAACCAGGAAACTTTCGCAAGAATCTCTGGTTATTGTGAGCAAAATGATGTCCATTCACCATGTTTGACTGTTCAGGAATCACTAATTTACTCTGCTTGGCTTCGATTGCCATCTCATGTTGATCACAAGACACAAAAG ACTTTCGTCGAAGAAGTTATGTCACTTGTGGAGCTTACTCCGCTAAGTGGGGCCTTGGTTGGACTTCCAGGGATCGATGGGTTATCCACGGAGCAAAGGAAAAGGTTGACGATTGCCGTGGAGCTGGTAGCCAATCCTTCAATTGTTTTTATGGATGAACCCACATCAGGATTAGATGCCAGAGCTGCAGCCATAGTAATGAGGACTGTGAGGAACATTGTGAATACTGGGCGGACAATTGTGTGCACAATTCATCAGCCAAGTACTGAAATCTTTGAATCCTTCGATGAG CTCTTATTTATGAAGCGTGGAGGAAGGCTCATTTATGCAGGTCCACTAGGTGCTAATTCTTGGAAGCTTGTTGAGTATTTTGAG GCTGTTGGGGTGACCAAAATCAGTCCCGGTCAGAATCCCGCTGCATGGATGCTTGAGGCTACTTCCATGACAGAAGAAAGTCGCTTAGGTGTTGATTTTGCTGAAGTCTACCAGAAATCTCGATTATTTCA GCATAATATAGACTTAGTTGAGAGACTAAGCAAACTAAGAAGAGACTCGAAAGAATTAAGCTTTCCTACTAAATACTCAAAGACATTTATTCATCAGTTTGTTGCTTGTCTGTGGAAGCAAAATATGTCTTACTGGAGAAACCCCCATTACACTGCAGTTCGGTTCTTCTACACTGTTATCATCTCCTTGATGTTTGGATCAATTTGTTGGAAATTTGGTTCTAAAAG AGAGACTGAACAAGATATCTTGAACGCCATGGGGTCAATGTATGCAGCAGTCCTGTTTATCGGAATTACAAATAGCACTGCTATTCAACCTGTGTTTTCAATTGAGAGGTTTGTTTCTTATCGCGAGAGAGCGGCAGGAATGTACTCAGCTGTCGCATTCGGATTTGCCCAG GTGGCTATTGAGTTTCCTTACGTATTTGTCCAGACACTTATTTACAGCGCTACGTTTTACTCTATGGCCTCATTCGAGTGGAACCTAATAAAGTTCTTGTGGTACATGTTCTTTATGTATTTCACTATACTTTACTTCACATTTTTCGGAATGATGGTGACTGCTGTGACACCCAACCATAATGTGGCCGCAATTCTTGCTGCTCCGTTTTTTACGTTGTGGAACCTCTTCAGCGGATTCATGATTCCTGATATG AGGATTCCAATATGGTGGAGATGGTATTACTGGGCAGACCCAATGTCATGGACTTTATATGGTCTTTTGACATCACAATATGGCGATGTTCATGATCAAGTGAAGCTCTCAGATGGAGTTCACTCAGTACCAATAAGTCAATTCCTAAGAGAAGAATTTGGATTCAGACACGATTACGTGGGTATTGCCGGTATTGTTGTGGTTGGATTCTGTGTATTCTTTGCAACAATTTTTGCTTTCGCAGTAAAATCATTCAATTTCCAGAGAAGATAG